In a single window of the Nodularia spumigena CCY9414 genome:
- a CDS encoding PHP domain-containing protein — MVVNFARTSTNADTLRQVFWSVDAQSCPTLLNFHLHTVHSDGKLQPSTLMEQAIAIGLQGLAITDHHSIKGYEAAQDWLENYRGNSSENTPYLWSGVEINANLLDVEVHILAYAFEPEHPSIKPYLQRKPTTGKEYQAHNVIAAIQQAGGLAVLAHPARYKRSHFDLVPAAAERGIDGVEAFYAYKNPKPWTPSALETQQVQQLADEYQLFNTCGTDTHGLSLLQRL; from the coding sequence ATGGTTGTAAATTTTGCTCGGACATCTACAAACGCAGACACTTTAAGGCAAGTCTTCTGGAGTGTTGATGCCCAAAGCTGTCCCACGTTATTGAATTTTCATCTGCATACTGTCCACTCAGATGGCAAGTTGCAACCAAGTACATTGATGGAACAGGCGATCGCAATTGGGCTACAAGGATTAGCGATTACAGACCACCATAGTATCAAAGGGTATGAAGCAGCACAAGATTGGTTAGAAAACTATCGGGGAAATTCCAGTGAAAACACTCCTTATTTATGGAGTGGTGTAGAAATTAATGCCAACCTTTTGGATGTGGAAGTTCATATTTTGGCTTACGCCTTTGAGCCAGAGCATCCTAGTATCAAACCCTATTTGCAAAGAAAACCGACGACAGGTAAAGAATATCAAGCACATAACGTCATTGCTGCTATCCAACAAGCCGGGGGATTGGCAGTTTTAGCTCATCCAGCTCGTTACAAGCGATCGCATTTTGACTTAGTTCCGGCGGCGGCTGAACGGGGAATTGATGGTGTTGAAGCTTTCTACGCATACAAAAACCCCAAACCTTGGACACCAAGTGCTTTGGAAACACAACAGGTACAACAGTTAGCTGATGAATATCAGCTATTTAATACCTGTGGTACAGATACCCACGGTTTAAGTCTGCTACAACGCTTGTAA
- a CDS encoding glycoside hydrolase family 10 protein: protein MVSNPLRFPDVQNHWARPFIEALTERSILNGYPNGTFRPDNSVTRAEFAAILGAVFASSRSPKREYVPFIDVPDNHWAVNRIKQTYEAGFFSGYPDGRFRPNDRIFRSDVLVAIVNGLEIAANVKPDLLNILPQIYQDAAKIPAYARTQVAIATAKNLVASYPNVKILNPRVAATRADVVVMVYQAMVYLLWRNKITSNYIIVPPIVVPTPPIENIYHQREFRGAWVTTVWNNDWPSQAGLSTAQQKAEFIEIVNRLQYLNFNALILQVRPEGDALYASPFEPWSAWLSGTQGKAPDPYYDPLEFAIAECHKRNIELHAWFNPYRAKTSLTARPNASPHIAVTNPEVVYQWGNQLWMDPGSKIVQDRAFNVIIDVVRRYDIDAIHLDDYFYPYPIQGQTFPDNQTYAASQANGGQLSLGDWRRNNVNQMVLRISEGIKATKPHVKFGISPFGIYQPGQPPGINGLDAYNQLYADAKRWLQGGIVDYLAPQLYWRIDQAAQSYPLLLKWWTEINTSQRHIYVGNNLSKLDGQAWTNQEIQQQVAITRNLANNLSLGNIFFSMSAITQNRQGIADSFRNSLYSTPAIVPTMSWRNTTAPPPPQELQVNNSRLSWRPGDNQPVRSWTLYREFGDYWKLARVLSAGTTFATVPQAGNYAVCAVDRLGNESQGAVITVI, encoded by the coding sequence CCGGACGTTCAAAATCACTGGGCCAGGCCATTCATCGAAGCATTAACAGAGCGGAGCATTTTAAATGGTTATCCGAATGGCACTTTTCGACCAGATAACTCAGTGACTCGCGCTGAATTTGCCGCTATACTGGGAGCAGTATTTGCATCATCCCGGTCTCCTAAACGGGAATATGTTCCCTTTATTGATGTCCCGGATAATCACTGGGCTGTGAATCGGATTAAACAAACTTATGAAGCCGGATTTTTTAGCGGCTATCCTGATGGACGCTTTCGCCCCAATGACAGGATTTTCCGCAGTGATGTTTTAGTGGCGATCGTCAACGGCTTAGAAATCGCGGCTAATGTTAAACCCGATTTACTGAATATATTACCACAAATTTATCAAGATGCCGCCAAGATTCCTGCCTATGCGAGAACTCAAGTGGCGATCGCTACTGCAAAAAACTTAGTAGCGAGTTACCCCAACGTTAAAATACTCAACCCCCGTGTAGCCGCAACTCGTGCAGATGTGGTAGTCATGGTCTATCAGGCAATGGTGTATTTATTGTGGAGAAATAAAATTACCTCCAATTATATCATAGTTCCCCCAATAGTTGTACCTACCCCTCCCATAGAAAACATTTACCATCAGCGAGAGTTTCGCGGTGCGTGGGTGACAACAGTATGGAATAATGATTGGCCTTCCCAAGCCGGACTTTCCACAGCACAACAGAAAGCAGAATTTATCGAAATTGTCAACCGACTACAATATCTGAATTTTAACGCCCTGATTTTGCAAGTGCGACCAGAGGGTGATGCTTTATATGCTTCCCCATTTGAACCGTGGAGTGCTTGGTTGAGCGGAACTCAAGGTAAAGCACCAGATCCATATTATGATCCTTTAGAGTTTGCGATCGCCGAATGTCACAAACGCAATATAGAACTTCATGCTTGGTTCAACCCCTACCGCGCCAAAACCAGCCTCACAGCTAGACCCAACGCCAGTCCCCATATAGCTGTCACCAACCCCGAAGTAGTTTACCAATGGGGTAATCAACTATGGATGGACCCAGGTAGTAAAATCGTCCAAGACCGTGCTTTCAACGTCATTATAGATGTTGTCCGCCGCTATGATATCGATGCCATTCATCTAGATGATTATTTTTATCCCTATCCCATCCAGGGTCAAACCTTCCCCGACAATCAAACCTATGCAGCTTCTCAAGCAAATGGTGGTCAACTCAGCTTAGGTGACTGGCGACGGAACAATGTTAATCAAATGGTATTACGTATATCTGAAGGAATTAAAGCCACAAAGCCCCACGTTAAATTTGGTATTAGTCCCTTTGGTATTTACCAACCAGGACAACCACCAGGAATCAATGGCTTAGATGCTTATAATCAGTTATATGCTGATGCCAAAAGATGGTTACAAGGAGGTATAGTAGATTACTTAGCCCCCCAACTGTATTGGCGCATCGACCAAGCTGCACAAAGTTATCCCCTATTGCTCAAATGGTGGACAGAAATTAATACTAGCCAACGACATATATATGTAGGCAACAATCTTAGTAAACTCGATGGTCAAGCTTGGACAAATCAAGAAATTCAGCAACAAGTCGCCATTACGCGCAACCTAGCCAATAACTTGTCCCTGGGTAATATCTTCTTTAGCATGAGTGCCATTACTCAAAATCGTCAAGGAATTGCTGACAGTTTCCGAAATTCCCTTTATTCTACCCCCGCCATAGTACCCACTATGTCATGGCGCAATACAACGGCACCACCACCACCCCAAGAACTACAAGTTAATAATAGCCGCCTCAGTTGGCGACCCGGAGATAATCAACCGGTTCGTTCTTGGACACTTTATCGAGAATTTGGTGATTATTGGAAACTGGCGCGAGTCTTGTCAGCTGGGACAACCTTCGCCACTGTTCCACAAGCCGGAAACTATGCAGTGTGTGCAGTTGATAGGTTGGGAAATGAAAGTCAGGGTGCGGTAATTACAGTCATTTAA
- a CDS encoding murein transglycosylase A, translating into MRKSLALVSLSLGIAFINSIWSAVAQVSIPLPVPTNSQVQPPVQPKPRIPNIQPSRVLKPLNLGNNCTPRHACLGWDEQLWNQIGKSGGGDRLALLASIDNSLSYLSRKSAIAAYQKYPVKGITHDRVRRSLIRFRELVVNSKSPEELQAAVRREFTFYQSVGHDGQGTVKFTAYYEPIYNASRVRTEEYKYPLYRVPPDLAQWAKPHPKRVDLEGKDGLLGERSQLSGLEILWFRDRFDAYMVHIQGSAQIQLSDGTKTSIGFAGGTDYPWTSIGGQLSKDGKLAANQLSMPGIINFFQSQPQEMNNYLPRWERFVFFKETAGRPATGSINVPVTAERSIATDKSLMPPGALALVHTSIPYPTSNGQMQYRTVSRFVLDQDTGSAIKGPGRVDYFMGSGKVAGDRAGVTGGKGSLYYLLLKR; encoded by the coding sequence ATGAGAAAAAGCCTTGCTTTGGTTTCCTTGAGTTTAGGAATTGCCTTTATAAATAGTATCTGGTCAGCTGTCGCTCAGGTTTCTATCCCGTTACCAGTACCAACCAATTCTCAGGTACAGCCGCCAGTCCAACCCAAGCCCAGGATTCCTAACATACAGCCGTCACGGGTCCTTAAACCCCTGAACCTGGGAAACAATTGTACTCCCAGACACGCTTGTTTGGGTTGGGATGAGCAACTTTGGAATCAAATCGGTAAATCTGGCGGTGGCGATCGCCTGGCTTTGTTGGCTTCCATTGACAATAGTTTGAGTTACCTGTCGAGAAAGAGTGCGATCGCCGCCTATCAAAAGTATCCAGTTAAAGGAATTACCCATGATCGTGTGCGTCGGAGTTTGATCCGTTTCCGGGAGCTAGTAGTTAATTCTAAATCCCCAGAAGAACTGCAAGCTGCTGTCCGTCGAGAGTTTACCTTTTACCAGTCTGTGGGCCATGATGGCCAGGGTACTGTTAAGTTTACTGCTTACTATGAGCCTATTTATAATGCTAGCCGTGTCAGGACTGAAGAATACAAGTATCCCCTGTATCGAGTTCCACCGGATTTGGCTCAATGGGCTAAACCTCACCCTAAACGAGTTGATTTGGAAGGTAAAGACGGATTACTAGGGGAAAGAAGCCAGTTAAGTGGTTTAGAAATCCTATGGTTCCGCGATCGCTTCGACGCATACATGGTACACATCCAAGGTTCTGCCCAAATCCAGTTATCTGATGGTACTAAAACCTCTATCGGTTTTGCCGGTGGAACAGATTACCCCTGGACTAGTATCGGCGGACAACTGTCCAAAGATGGCAAGTTAGCCGCCAATCAATTAAGTATGCCGGGGATCATTAACTTTTTCCAGAGCCAGCCCCAGGAAATGAATAATTATCTCCCCCGATGGGAAAGATTTGTCTTCTTCAAAGAAACCGCCGGTAGACCAGCTACTGGCAGTATTAATGTACCAGTTACCGCCGAGCGTTCCATTGCTACAGATAAATCTCTCATGCCTCCGGGCGCACTAGCACTGGTTCATACTTCAATTCCATATCCCACCAGCAATGGTCAGATGCAATATCGGACTGTGAGCCGCTTTGTACTCGATCAGGATACAGGAAGCGCCATCAAAGGACCGGGAAGGGTCGATTATTTCATGGGTTCTGGCAAAGTCGCTGGCGATCGCGCTGGCGTTACAGGTGGTAAAGGCTCACTTTACTATTTGCTACTCAAAAGATAG
- a CDS encoding superoxide dismutase yields the protein MAFTQPPLPFDFNALEAYGMKGETFEYHYGKHHAAYVTNLNKLTDGTELADKSLEEVIQIAFKDSSKVGIFNNGAQVWNHSFFWNCLKPAGGGAPTGDLAAKINQDFGSFDKFKEEFSNAAATQFGSGWAWLIDDGGTLKVMKTPNAENPLAHGKKALLTLDVWEHAYYIDHRNARPAFIKNFLDQLVNWDFAAENYAKA from the coding sequence ATGGCATTTACACAGCCCCCCTTACCATTCGACTTTAACGCTCTAGAAGCCTATGGCATGAAGGGCGAAACCTTTGAGTATCACTATGGCAAACATCATGCAGCCTATGTGACTAACTTAAACAAGCTGACTGACGGTACAGAACTTGCTGACAAGTCTCTCGAAGAAGTAATCCAAATTGCCTTTAAAGACTCCTCTAAGGTGGGAATCTTTAATAATGGCGCTCAAGTTTGGAATCACAGCTTTTTCTGGAATTGCTTGAAGCCCGCAGGTGGTGGCGCGCCCACCGGCGACTTAGCAGCCAAGATTAATCAGGATTTTGGTAGCTTCGATAAATTCAAAGAAGAATTTTCTAACGCAGCTGCAACTCAATTCGGTAGTGGTTGGGCTTGGTTAATTGATGATGGTGGTACTCTCAAGGTAATGAAGACACCAAATGCAGAAAACCCCTTAGCTCATGGCAAAAAAGCACTCTTAACCTTGGATGTCTGGGAACACGCCTACTACATCGACCATAGAAATGCTCGTCCTGCTTTCATTAAGAACTTCTTAGACCAGTTGGTAAATTGGGACTTTGCTGCTGAAAACTACGCTAAAGCCTAA
- the purM gene encoding phosphoribosylformylglycinamidine cyclo-ligase, producing MDYRDAGVDVEAGRAFVDQIRNLVHSTFRPEVIGGLGGFGGCFQLPGGFKEPVLVSGTDGVGTKLKIAQVVNRHDTVGIDLVAMCVNDVLTSGAEPLFFLDYVATSKLEPEQLTQVVAGIASGCRLAGCALLGGETAEMPGFYQVGEYDLAGFCVGIVEKSQMLDSSQVQIGDIAIALPSTGVHSNGLSLVRKIVDSKSLAWDERPQLLGGETIAEAFLKPTQIYVKPVLAARQADLEIHGMAHITGGGLPENLPRCLGKNQSIQIHPNSLTIPPIFQWLAEVGSVSAEAMYNTFNMGIGFVLLVPPHQVQQAITFFQSQNISALAIGEVITGSGTLEGLGS from the coding sequence ATGGATTATCGGGATGCTGGGGTTGATGTTGAGGCGGGTAGAGCCTTTGTAGACCAAATTCGCAATTTAGTTCACAGTACTTTTAGACCGGAAGTAATTGGTGGACTAGGCGGTTTTGGTGGTTGCTTCCAACTACCAGGGGGTTTTAAAGAACCAGTTTTGGTTTCCGGAACCGATGGTGTGGGAACAAAGCTGAAAATCGCTCAGGTGGTCAACCGACATGATACTGTGGGCATTGATTTAGTGGCGATGTGTGTCAATGATGTGTTGACATCAGGTGCAGAACCACTGTTTTTTTTAGATTATGTGGCTACCAGTAAGTTAGAACCAGAACAACTAACTCAAGTGGTAGCGGGGATAGCTTCTGGCTGTAGGTTGGCGGGTTGTGCTTTATTGGGAGGAGAAACCGCAGAAATGCCGGGTTTCTACCAAGTGGGTGAGTATGATTTGGCTGGGTTCTGTGTGGGAATTGTGGAAAAAAGCCAGATGTTGGATAGTTCTCAGGTGCAAATTGGAGATATTGCGATCGCACTTCCTAGCACTGGTGTACACAGCAATGGCTTGAGTTTAGTCCGGAAAATTGTTGACTCCAAATCATTGGCTTGGGATGAGCGTCCACAATTATTGGGTGGTGAAACTATCGCAGAAGCTTTCCTCAAACCGACACAAATTTATGTCAAGCCTGTTCTCGCAGCGCGTCAAGCTGACTTAGAAATTCATGGTATGGCTCATATTACAGGTGGCGGTTTACCAGAGAATTTACCTAGATGTCTAGGTAAAAATCAAAGCATTCAAATTCACCCCAATAGTTTGACTATCCCGCCTATATTCCAGTGGCTAGCTGAAGTCGGCTCAGTCAGTGCCGAGGCTATGTACAATACTTTCAATATGGGAATTGGTTTTGTGCTGTTAGTACCACCCCATCAAGTCCAACAAGCAATTACCTTTTTTCAATCACAGAATATTTCAGCTTTGGCAATTGGTGAAGTTATTACAGGTTCCGGTACATTAGAAGGCCTAGGATCATAG
- a CDS encoding DUF5895 domain-containing protein, producing MEASANFDFEDDKFNAPPSQIIPWCQMINPRYGTDGIQPHGLAIKLDNASAVGFKPDENWQQLEHEFSSGMETVFITSTPKLVIVRRGPLSVKDRETGSKLGTLKENYDAFLADKLKFKTFTRYLIYLVGEDKKFLHDSPLQLTLNGAAGASFSKSYCEFQQGRVIGGFVAELERAYAVYRQQPVVPKGSLFHAHGIFSPIIESEERGIQPNTALVASTVDYKHPTVDTLTEYLIASDSVESAMICKTFEEHKEFGKESIKVEAPKLAAVGVSSSYIYADDDDYPPY from the coding sequence ATGGAAGCATCTGCTAATTTCGACTTTGAGGACGATAAATTTAACGCCCCTCCTTCTCAAATCATCCCCTGGTGTCAGATGATTAATCCTCGGTACGGCACAGATGGTATCCAGCCCCACGGGTTGGCGATTAAATTGGATAATGCTAGTGCTGTAGGTTTTAAGCCCGATGAAAATTGGCAACAGCTAGAGCATGAATTTAGCTCTGGAATGGAAACAGTTTTTATTACCAGTACGCCAAAATTAGTTATAGTCCGCCGGGGGCCTCTATCTGTTAAAGACCGGGAAACTGGTAGCAAACTTGGTACTCTTAAAGAAAATTACGATGCTTTTTTAGCCGATAAGCTTAAATTTAAAACCTTTACTCGCTACCTAATTTACTTAGTCGGAGAAGATAAAAAATTTCTGCACGACTCTCCATTACAATTAACTCTTAACGGCGCAGCCGGAGCAAGTTTTAGCAAATCTTACTGCGAATTTCAACAAGGAAGAGTGATCGGTGGCTTCGTAGCTGAACTAGAAAGAGCTTATGCTGTATATCGGCAGCAACCTGTTGTACCAAAAGGCTCGTTATTTCACGCGCATGGAATTTTCTCCCCGATTATTGAATCTGAAGAACGCGGTATTCAACCAAATACTGCGCTGGTAGCTTCAACAGTGGACTACAAGCATCCCACTGTTGACACATTAACTGAATATCTAATTGCTTCAGATTCGGTTGAGTCGGCGATGATCTGCAAGACTTTTGAAGAACACAAAGAATTTGGTAAGGAATCTATCAAAGTCGAAGCACCTAAATTGGCAGCAGTTGGTGTTTCTAGTTCTTATATTTACGCTGATGACGATGATTATCCACCGTATTAG
- the glsA gene encoding glutaminase A translates to MANQANSEGLEIVSAPFLAVLNDLYSKYKSKKEGTLANYIPELAKVNPELFSICIVTVDGQTYKVGDYQQQFTIQSISKVFAYGLALEDHGRDYVLTRVGVEPTGDAFNAIILDEKSKRPYNPMVNAGAIATTSLIKGNGPTERLNRVLEMFSKYTGRDTMVDISVFTSERSTGHRNRAIAHLMLNFGMIDQNIEEVLDLYFQQCAVMVNCQDLAVMAATMANKGVNPVTGEQALDSRYIKDILSVMYTCGMYNFAGEWAYKVGLPAKSGVCGGIMAVVPHKMGIGVFSPLLDVRGNSVRGVKVCEELSRRLGLHLFECSGDSFNS, encoded by the coding sequence ATGGCAAACCAAGCAAATTCCGAAGGTTTAGAAATTGTCTCAGCGCCATTTTTAGCTGTTCTCAACGACTTGTATTCCAAATACAAGTCAAAAAAAGAGGGGACACTAGCAAACTATATTCCAGAACTAGCGAAGGTGAATCCGGAATTATTCAGCATTTGTATTGTGACTGTAGATGGTCAAACTTACAAAGTCGGGGACTATCAACAACAATTTACAATTCAGTCAATTTCTAAGGTGTTTGCTTACGGACTGGCCTTAGAAGATCATGGACGGGATTATGTTTTAACTAGAGTTGGGGTGGAACCAACAGGAGACGCATTCAACGCGATTATTCTGGATGAAAAATCGAAGCGACCTTATAACCCTATGGTAAATGCAGGTGCGATCGCTACTACCAGTTTAATTAAAGGCAATGGTCCAACAGAACGCTTAAACCGGGTGCTGGAAATGTTTAGCAAATACACCGGAAGGGATACAATGGTTGATATTTCAGTTTTTACCTCTGAACGCAGTACGGGACATCGCAACCGCGCCATAGCACATCTGATGCTTAATTTTGGTATGATTGACCAAAACATTGAGGAAGTTTTGGATCTTTACTTTCAGCAATGTGCTGTGATGGTGAATTGCCAAGATTTAGCGGTGATGGCGGCGACTATGGCTAACAAAGGTGTTAACCCAGTTACAGGTGAACAAGCATTAGATAGTCGTTACATTAAAGATATTCTCAGCGTTATGTACACCTGCGGGATGTATAACTTTGCTGGGGAATGGGCTTATAAAGTGGGACTTCCGGCTAAAAGTGGTGTTTGTGGGGGAATTATGGCGGTTGTACCTCACAAAATGGGTATTGGAGTATTTTCGCCTTTGTTAGATGTGCGTGGTAATAGTGTCCGGGGAGTCAAGGTGTGTGAGGAACTCTCCCGGCGCTTGGGGTTACATTTATTTGAATGTTCAGGGGACAGCTTTAACAGTTAA
- a CDS encoding bifunctional pantoate--beta-alanine ligase/(d)CMP kinase → MRLLTTVAALRCYLTKRCSENQLTVPEDLGLDEITSWYQTAVGLVPTMGGLHQGHLSLINRARQENSTVIVSIFVNPLQFAPHEDYERYPRTLDSDQQLCLQAGVDAIFAPTPEEMGVSQKSLQESQVTQVTPPSAMMLGLCGRSRIGHFQGVATIVTKLLNLVQPERAYFGQKDGQQLAIIRRLVTDLNLPVEIVACPTVREASGLALSSRNQYLTAQEKEQAAILYRGLRASLAAFKAGVRNSSELIAVVQRELAKVSNLIVEYIELVEPTTLMSLETVEEEGMLAIAARLGSTRLIDNTILSDRQPIIAIDGPAGAGKSTVARQVASKLDLVYLDTGAMYRAVTWLVLQKGIAIDDECAIAQLVSQCNIELTPTHDLQYPVKVWINGTDVTQAIRTIEVTSQVSAIAAQSAVRQALVKQQQSWGKKGGLVAEGRDIGTHVFPNAEVKIFLTASVSERAHRRQQDFKEQGQSEVNLEQLKQDIAERDWKDSTRKVSPLQKAADAVEIQSDGLNASEVTAQIVKYYQQRLSQV, encoded by the coding sequence GTGCGCCTGCTGACAACAGTCGCAGCTTTACGCTGCTATTTAACTAAACGCTGTTCCGAAAATCAGCTGACGGTTCCAGAAGATTTGGGACTAGATGAGATAACTAGCTGGTACCAGACGGCTGTCGGTTTGGTGCCAACGATGGGAGGATTACATCAAGGTCATTTGAGCTTAATTAACAGAGCAAGGCAAGAAAATTCTACGGTGATTGTCAGTATTTTTGTCAATCCCCTGCAATTTGCTCCTCATGAGGATTATGAACGTTATCCCCGCACTTTAGACTCAGACCAACAACTCTGTTTACAAGCAGGGGTAGATGCAATTTTTGCACCTACTCCGGAGGAAATGGGTGTTTCTCAGAAAAGTCTACAAGAATCTCAAGTTACACAAGTAACGCCTCCATCTGCTATGATGTTAGGTTTGTGTGGTCGTTCTCGGATAGGTCACTTTCAGGGTGTGGCGACGATTGTTACCAAGCTTTTGAACTTGGTACAACCTGAGCGAGCCTACTTTGGACAAAAAGATGGTCAGCAACTGGCTATTATTAGACGGCTGGTTACTGATTTGAATTTGCCAGTGGAGATTGTTGCTTGTCCAACGGTACGGGAAGCTTCAGGTCTGGCTTTAAGTTCTCGTAACCAATATTTGACTGCACAAGAAAAAGAGCAAGCAGCGATCTTATATCGAGGTTTACGGGCCAGTTTAGCTGCATTTAAGGCTGGTGTTCGTAACAGCAGCGAGCTGATAGCCGTGGTACAGCGAGAATTGGCAAAGGTTAGTAATCTAATCGTGGAATATATTGAATTGGTGGAACCGACTACGTTAATGTCTTTAGAAACAGTTGAGGAGGAAGGAATGCTGGCGATCGCAGCTCGTCTTGGTTCGACACGTTTAATTGATAATACCATCTTGAGCGATCGTCAACCCATCATCGCTATCGATGGCCCAGCAGGGGCTGGCAAGTCCACAGTGGCTCGTCAAGTGGCAAGTAAGCTGGATCTAGTTTATCTAGATACAGGCGCTATGTATCGCGCTGTGACTTGGCTGGTGCTACAAAAAGGTATTGCCATTGATGATGAATGTGCGATCGCCCAATTAGTCAGTCAGTGTAACATTGAACTTACCCCCACCCATGACCTGCAATATCCCGTCAAGGTTTGGATTAATGGTACTGATGTCACTCAGGCAATTCGCACAATTGAGGTGACATCTCAAGTATCGGCAATAGCTGCACAAAGCGCTGTGCGTCAAGCACTCGTGAAACAACAGCAAAGCTGGGGTAAAAAAGGTGGTTTAGTCGCAGAAGGTCGAGACATTGGGACTCATGTCTTCCCCAATGCTGAAGTCAAGATTTTCTTAACCGCCTCAGTCAGTGAACGCGCCCATCGCCGTCAGCAAGACTTTAAAGAACAGGGTCAATCCGAAGTGAATTTAGAGCAGCTGAAACAGGATATCGCCGAACGTGACTGGAAAGACAGCACTCGTAAAGTTTCCCCTTTACAAAAAGCAGCAGATGCAGTTGAAATCCAGTCAGATGGTCTTAACGCCTCTGAAGTCACAGCGCAAATCGTTAAGTACTACCAACAACGGTTATCTCAGGTGTAG
- a CDS encoding septal ring lytic transglycosylase RlpA family protein has protein sequence MNQRYLWTIVALFLTALGTPLAGHAQTTTEKEATSVSQKSSVNDAVKVGEFKTAAGKLTSDGVITNIHSHNIEGRKAATLFIKDIPVLTFLSSQPVASVDPKVGVIGKTKGQQSYSRIADNSAKLSSVGSLTNARNQKTSLHNDPVHRAGLIAASINQLVLHSEDAEQITVSWKGEGESTANQAQNKNASVSQQPTERYTIKINGQELVEINAKTILAGTTDNLAEDALQATNRLRRLIGNASPITEIADLPERARISLPQMGLQIANNRRFNFRGIASFYGRGFAGKPTATGERFNPEAMTAAHRTLPFGTRVRVTNTRNGRSVVVRINDRGPFIRGRIIDVSTGAARAIGMINSGIAPVKIEVLGR, from the coding sequence ATGAATCAAAGATATTTGTGGACTATTGTCGCCCTGTTTCTGACTGCTCTGGGTACGCCCTTAGCCGGTCACGCTCAAACCACTACGGAAAAGGAAGCTACTTCAGTTTCTCAAAAATCATCAGTTAATGATGCCGTTAAAGTAGGAGAGTTTAAAACCGCAGCAGGGAAACTTACTTCGGATGGTGTGATCACAAACATTCATTCTCACAACATTGAAGGTCGCAAGGCAGCAACCCTGTTTATCAAAGATATTCCAGTTCTCACCTTTTTGAGTTCTCAGCCAGTAGCAAGTGTTGATCCGAAAGTTGGTGTAATTGGAAAGACTAAGGGACAACAGTCGTATTCCCGAATTGCAGATAACTCAGCCAAGTTAAGCAGTGTAGGGAGTTTGACGAATGCGAGAAACCAAAAGACATCGCTTCATAATGACCCGGTTCATAGAGCTGGTTTAATCGCAGCTAGTATTAACCAGCTAGTCCTACACAGTGAGGACGCTGAACAAATTACCGTTAGTTGGAAGGGCGAGGGCGAATCTACAGCCAATCAAGCCCAGAACAAAAATGCCTCTGTCTCACAACAGCCAACAGAGCGGTATACAATCAAAATCAATGGCCAAGAATTGGTAGAAATCAATGCAAAAACCATCCTAGCAGGTACTACCGACAATCTCGCAGAAGATGCATTGCAAGCAACCAATCGCTTGCGGAGACTGATTGGTAATGCATCTCCCATCACCGAAATTGCTGACTTACCAGAACGCGCTAGAATTTCTCTGCCACAGATGGGATTGCAGATTGCCAACAATAGACGATTCAATTTCCGAGGCATAGCTTCCTTTTACGGTCGCGGCTTCGCTGGTAAACCCACGGCAACTGGCGAGAGATTTAATCCAGAAGCCATGACTGCCGCCCATCGTACCTTACCCTTTGGTACACGAGTCCGTGTCACCAACACCCGCAATGGTCGTTCCGTTGTGGTGCGAATTAATGACCGAGGCCCATTTATTCGAGGTCGAATCATTGATGTCTCTACTGGTGCAGCTAGAGCTATAGGAATGATCAACAGTGGTATTGCACCAGTGAAGATTGAAGTTCTGGGTAGATAA